In the Diprion similis isolate iyDipSimi1 chromosome 2, iyDipSimi1.1, whole genome shotgun sequence genome, one interval contains:
- the LOC124416638 gene encoding 2-phosphoxylose phosphatase 1 isoform X2, with product MYKYIGVDEKTYTQGRRPPSDISLREFPRNLKLDLKTKKIFRFCNSPDDINPGAEGKVDGNLTLEGILVFIRHGDRGPLTHVRNITTVNCAKDFSGTSEMESVYLAYQSFLQNVSSYSRTAWTQFLGPFHGFPMLPADSKECKLAQLTGLGVNQLLKTGLLLRNIYYNKLNLNSSTLNSKDIIVYSTRYRRTVQSAVALLYTFLEYDNFGNLAKINLQESQSLTFCNTDCACSAADKFSKQHSKEMAEHLRSHPAVANLIKQAGNVVFEMPEQAQSTDPNSLRDALLTYVCHNAPLPCIDLEVQQFCVKTEHVTSLFAYTEWEAKQHAKSRSQRKYGLLRAYGLLRDIVSHMLRIVSDAKPKVVLYSGHDKTLEYLATALGLVTDRFSMSHYASRFIIEVYKMNPKNENHVASDFYFRVVINGKDFTQDIPFCKNVNYFSVNVHNRPDKIDKIKAETKLCPIEAIIRQLHDDYFAPFNATNFKDACSIRKHG from the exons ATGTACAAGTACATCGGGGTCGACGAGAAAACTTACACCCAGGGTAGACGTCCTCCGAGCGATATCTCTCTCAGGGAATTTCCCAGGAACCTCAAGCTCGATCTAAAGACCAAAAAGATATTCAGATTCTGCAATTCACCCGATGATATCAATCCTGGAGCTGAAG GAAAGGTTGATGGCAACTTGACTCTGGAAGGTATTCTGGTATTCATTCGACATGGAGACAGAGGTCCCCTAACTCACGTGCGGAATATCACAACAGTGAACTGTGCCAAGGACTTCAGCGGTACTTCTGAGATGGAAAGTGTTTACTTGGCTTACCAAAGTTTCCTGCAAAATGTATCAAGCTACTCGAGAACAGCATGGACACAGTTTTTGGGACCTTTTCACGGATTTCCCATGCTCCCAGCAGATTCGAAGGAATGTAAACTAGCACAGTTGACCGGTTTGGGTGTAAACCAACTTCTCAAAACTGGATTGCTGTTGAGGAATATTTACTACAACAAACTGAACTTGAACAGTAGCACATTAAATTCGAAAGACATTATAGTTTACAGCACAAGATACAGGAGAACAGTGCAAAGCGCGGTAGCCCTGCTCTACACGTTTTTGGAGTACGACAATTTTGGCAACCTTGCCAAAATCAATCTGCAAGAGAGCCAAAGTCTCACTTTCTGCAATACGGACTGCGCCTGTTCCGCAGCTGATAAGTTCAGCAAACAACACTCGAAGGAAATGGCTGAACATCTGAGGTCCCATCCTGCAGTGGCAAATCTGATCAAGCAGGCTGGTAACGTTGTCTTCGAAATGCCTGAGCAGGCTCAAAGCACCGATCCGAATTCACTGAGGGATGCTCTGCTCACTTATGTCTGCCACAATGCGCCGTTGCCATGTATAGACCTGGAAGTACAACAATTTTGCGTTAAAACAGAACATGTCACGAGTCTTTTTGCATATACAGAATGGGAGGCGAAGCAGCATGCAAAGAGCAGGAGTCAAAGAAAGTATGGCTTATTACGAGCCTATGGTTTACTGAGGGACATAGTGTCTCACATGCTGCGAATTGTCTCCGATGCTAAACCGAAAGTAGTCTTGTATTCGGGACATGATAAGACCTTGGAATACCTTGCCACGGCGCTTGGCTTGGTCACCGATCGATTTTCTATGTCGCATTACGCTTCTCGATTCATTATTGAAGTGTACAAAATGAATCCGAAGAATGAGAATCACGTGGCGAGCGATTTCTACTTTCGGGTCGTCATTAATGGCAAGGATTTTACCCAGGATATACCGTTCTGCAAAAACGTTAACTATTTCAGTGTTAATGTTCATAATCGACcagataaaattgataaaatcaaAGCAGAGACTAAACTTTGTCCGATTGAAGCAATCATCAGACAACTACACGACGACTATTTTGCACCATTTAACGCCACTAATTTCAAAGATGCATGTTCTATACGGAAACACGGATAA
- the LOC124416638 gene encoding 2-phosphoxylose phosphatase 1 isoform X1 → MLPEMLRLSYQHRAFYCYVILSVWIFLLVAGMYKYIGVDEKTYTQGRRPPSDISLREFPRNLKLDLKTKKIFRFCNSPDDINPGAEGKVDGNLTLEGILVFIRHGDRGPLTHVRNITTVNCAKDFSGTSEMESVYLAYQSFLQNVSSYSRTAWTQFLGPFHGFPMLPADSKECKLAQLTGLGVNQLLKTGLLLRNIYYNKLNLNSSTLNSKDIIVYSTRYRRTVQSAVALLYTFLEYDNFGNLAKINLQESQSLTFCNTDCACSAADKFSKQHSKEMAEHLRSHPAVANLIKQAGNVVFEMPEQAQSTDPNSLRDALLTYVCHNAPLPCIDLEVQQFCVKTEHVTSLFAYTEWEAKQHAKSRSQRKYGLLRAYGLLRDIVSHMLRIVSDAKPKVVLYSGHDKTLEYLATALGLVTDRFSMSHYASRFIIEVYKMNPKNENHVASDFYFRVVINGKDFTQDIPFCKNVNYFSVNVHNRPDKIDKIKAETKLCPIEAIIRQLHDDYFAPFNATNFKDACSIRKHG, encoded by the exons ATGCTGCCGGAAATGCTACGGCTCTCTTATCAGCATCGAGCGTTCTATTGTTACGTGATACTCAGCGTATGGATCTTCCTTTTAGTCGCTG GTATGTACAAGTACATCGGGGTCGACGAGAAAACTTACACCCAGGGTAGACGTCCTCCGAGCGATATCTCTCTCAGGGAATTTCCCAGGAACCTCAAGCTCGATCTAAAGACCAAAAAGATATTCAGATTCTGCAATTCACCCGATGATATCAATCCTGGAGCTGAAG GAAAGGTTGATGGCAACTTGACTCTGGAAGGTATTCTGGTATTCATTCGACATGGAGACAGAGGTCCCCTAACTCACGTGCGGAATATCACAACAGTGAACTGTGCCAAGGACTTCAGCGGTACTTCTGAGATGGAAAGTGTTTACTTGGCTTACCAAAGTTTCCTGCAAAATGTATCAAGCTACTCGAGAACAGCATGGACACAGTTTTTGGGACCTTTTCACGGATTTCCCATGCTCCCAGCAGATTCGAAGGAATGTAAACTAGCACAGTTGACCGGTTTGGGTGTAAACCAACTTCTCAAAACTGGATTGCTGTTGAGGAATATTTACTACAACAAACTGAACTTGAACAGTAGCACATTAAATTCGAAAGACATTATAGTTTACAGCACAAGATACAGGAGAACAGTGCAAAGCGCGGTAGCCCTGCTCTACACGTTTTTGGAGTACGACAATTTTGGCAACCTTGCCAAAATCAATCTGCAAGAGAGCCAAAGTCTCACTTTCTGCAATACGGACTGCGCCTGTTCCGCAGCTGATAAGTTCAGCAAACAACACTCGAAGGAAATGGCTGAACATCTGAGGTCCCATCCTGCAGTGGCAAATCTGATCAAGCAGGCTGGTAACGTTGTCTTCGAAATGCCTGAGCAGGCTCAAAGCACCGATCCGAATTCACTGAGGGATGCTCTGCTCACTTATGTCTGCCACAATGCGCCGTTGCCATGTATAGACCTGGAAGTACAACAATTTTGCGTTAAAACAGAACATGTCACGAGTCTTTTTGCATATACAGAATGGGAGGCGAAGCAGCATGCAAAGAGCAGGAGTCAAAGAAAGTATGGCTTATTACGAGCCTATGGTTTACTGAGGGACATAGTGTCTCACATGCTGCGAATTGTCTCCGATGCTAAACCGAAAGTAGTCTTGTATTCGGGACATGATAAGACCTTGGAATACCTTGCCACGGCGCTTGGCTTGGTCACCGATCGATTTTCTATGTCGCATTACGCTTCTCGATTCATTATTGAAGTGTACAAAATGAATCCGAAGAATGAGAATCACGTGGCGAGCGATTTCTACTTTCGGGTCGTCATTAATGGCAAGGATTTTACCCAGGATATACCGTTCTGCAAAAACGTTAACTATTTCAGTGTTAATGTTCATAATCGACcagataaaattgataaaatcaaAGCAGAGACTAAACTTTGTCCGATTGAAGCAATCATCAGACAACTACACGACGACTATTTTGCACCATTTAACGCCACTAATTTCAAAGATGCATGTTCTATACGGAAACACGGATAA